The genomic window TTACGATGGAAAGGATTTAAAATTATTAAATATATATAGGGCATCATGGGCTCGGGCAAATCTTTGATTATTGGTCTTTTTGCAGTAATAGCAGGCGCAACACTGGGAATAGGGGGCGCTATGGCCCTTATGCTTATGGAATTGAACCGTTATTCACCGCCAGGGGAAATATTGGTGACCATTGGCGCATTTGCAACGGGGCTCGCACTCATACTGCTGGGATTGAATCTTTTAATAAAACAGGAAATCGGTTATACCCTGCTAAGTGCCATCTTATATGCAATCATTATAGGCGGGTTTATTTACCTCTATCCTGAAAAATGGATATATCCGAACGTGTCCTATATCGCACTGGGATACCTAGCCACTACACTCTTTCTTATAACAAGGATATTCAAAGAAATGCTTATTCATCTTTTAGGGACAAAGCAACATAAATTAAAAAATAACTCTAAAAATAATTCATTTTTTATTGCCCTGGCCCAACTTATAATGATGGAACTTACAGGTAATCAAGAGCAAGAAGACCAAAGCAAGATTGGGGGAGAATACATTATGAATCAGGATTACGAAGAACTACAAGTTGCAGAGGAGCTGAAAGAAAAGCAAATCGAAATCGCTCCTGAAGAAGAAAAAGACGATAACACAAAATCAAAAAATAAGAATGAGATCCAAACCGATGACACAATGGCCGAAGCCGCCCGGAAGATCTTCCAGAAACATTTCAAGAAAATGCAAAAGCATGAAATGGGAACAAAAGTCGGCAGGGATATAGAAGAGCTACATGACATGCGTGTGGCTGCCATGCGTATCAAAGCCGGTTTCGAAGTTCTCAATCCCTACCTTGACATGAAAGAACTTGGCGGATATCTCAAAGGAATAAAACGCACCCGAAAAGCACTCGGCAATGTAAGGGACATGGACGTATTCCTTGAGCGTATTGACCACTATTGCGATGAGTTGCCAGAAGAACGTAAAGGAGAACTCGATTTCCTGAAAGATAACATCGAGATAGAAAGGGCCAAAGAAAGAGGGAATATGCTGGAATACCTGGATGGTAAAAGGTACAACAGGTTCAAGAAAAAATTTGAGGATGCCTTGGGGAAAAATAAGTACTGGAAAATGGAAGATGAAAACAGTAAAGGCACTCCCCGCCCTACCAGTGTAAGAGAAGTATTTCCCACACTTGTTTATGGCCAATATGCAAACGTCCTTGCCTATGAAGACAAAGTAGGTCCTGACCCCCATGAAGCACCTCTGGAAGTACTGCACAGATTACGTATAGATGTGAAAATCCTGCGTTATACCTTTGAATTCTTCCAGGAAGTCCTGGGAGACGAAGCCAAACAGACAATAAAGCGGCTGAAAAGTCTTCAGGATAATTTGGGAGATATGCATGATGCAGCCGTTGCTATCGAGCTTCTGAACGGATTCAAGGAAAGTGGACACTGGGGGGACAAAAGTACCTCCTATGGAGAAGGGGAAAACAATTCTGTTGATGGCCATATTGATGCATTCATCCATTACAAAGAAGAAGAAATAAAAAAACTGCGGGATGAATTCCCTGCTGAATGGGAAAGTATTACCGGACCGGAATTTGGGAAGATGTTTGCAGAATCCATTGCAGGCATGTATTCAAAAAATATCTGATTAATATTTTTGGTAGTAATATATAGAATACATACAAAATTGATATATATTCTCTGATCACTAAAATGCCACAAATAGATACATCCAGAATTGTATACAATGGGATACCATGAAAAGAGAATCTGTTAAATATATCAACCGGGAAATTAGCTGGCTATCCTTCAACGAAAGAGTATTGCAAGAGGCTGCCGATACCCGTGTACCCCTGATGGAAAGATTGAAGTTCCTGGGCATCTTTTCATCAAACCTTGACGAATTTTTCAGTGTACGCGTGGGAACAATCAGAAGAATGATTGATGCCGACATTAAAGAAAAAGTGATGTTTGGGGGATCGCCAAAAGAAGTGTTGCAAAAAATACAGAGTACAGTTCTGACTTTGCAAAATGATTTTGATGATGTATTTAAGGAAATTAGTAAAGAACTCGAGAAAAATAAAATATACATACTTGATGAAAAAAACCTCAAGGATTACCATAAAGAGTACATTTCAGAATATTTTAAACAAAAGATTCATTCTTCGCTTGTTCCCTTAATGTTGGATGAAAACAAAAAGTTCCCCTACCTAAAAAATCATGTAATATATCTTGCAATCCACATGTACAGGAAAGCTGATTCTGCAGATTATAAATATGCCCTAATAGAGATTCCTGCCGATATTTTATCCAGATATATCAGCCTGCCTTCAAAAGATGACAAGAAATATGTTATAATCTTGGATGATATCATAAGATTTGGCTTAAAAGATATTTTTGCAATATTTAACTATGACAGAATCGACGCTTATACAATAAAACTTACAAGGGATGCTGAGCTCGATTTTGAGGAAGATGTAACAAAAAGTTTCTTTGAAAAAGTGATGAAGAGTCTGGAAGAAAGAAAACGTGGACTACCTGTAAGATTTGTATATGACAGGGAAATTCCCGAACACTTGCTTAACTTTATCCTCAGGAAAAGCAAAATGAATAATTTTGAAAACCTGATTCCCGGAAGTCGCTACCATAACGCCAGAGATTTTATGGATTTTCCGCGCATGGGAATGAAAGAACTTGAATACCAGAATTCGCCTCCATTGACACACCCCTCGATCGAGGCACATACAAGTATCTTAAAAGCAATTAAAAGAAAAGATATTCTTCTCCACTACCCATACCAATCTTTTGATTATATGATAGACCTGCTCAGGGAAGCAGCTATTGACCCGATGGTCACCTCGATTAAAATTACCCTGTACAGGGTTGCAAAGAACTCAAAAGTTATCAATGCCCTGACAAATGCCATCAAAAATGGCAAAAAAGTAACAGTAGTAATGGAATTACAGGCCAGATTTGATGAAAAAGCCAATATTTACTGGACACAAATGCTGGAAGATGCCGGGGCCATCTTAATTGACGGTGTCCCGGGGTTGAAGGTACATGCCAAACTCTGCCAGATAGAACGCAAAGAAGAGGATGGATCTGTTTTTTATAGTGCCGTAGCAACCGGTAATTTCAATGAATCAACTGCGGGAGTATACAGTGACCACTGC from Methanohalophilus halophilus includes these protein-coding regions:
- a CDS encoding CHAD domain-containing protein — protein: MGSGKSLIIGLFAVIAGATLGIGGAMALMLMELNRYSPPGEILVTIGAFATGLALILLGLNLLIKQEIGYTLLSAILYAIIIGGFIYLYPEKWIYPNVSYIALGYLATTLFLITRIFKEMLIHLLGTKQHKLKNNSKNNSFFIALAQLIMMELTGNQEQEDQSKIGGEYIMNQDYEELQVAEELKEKQIEIAPEEEKDDNTKSKNKNEIQTDDTMAEAARKIFQKHFKKMQKHEMGTKVGRDIEELHDMRVAAMRIKAGFEVLNPYLDMKELGGYLKGIKRTRKALGNVRDMDVFLERIDHYCDELPEERKGELDFLKDNIEIERAKERGNMLEYLDGKRYNRFKKKFEDALGKNKYWKMEDENSKGTPRPTSVREVFPTLVYGQYANVLAYEDKVGPDPHEAPLEVLHRLRIDVKILRYTFEFFQEVLGDEAKQTIKRLKSLQDNLGDMHDAAVAIELLNGFKESGHWGDKSTSYGEGENNSVDGHIDAFIHYKEEEIKKLRDEFPAEWESITGPEFGKMFAESIAGMYSKNI
- the ppk1 gene encoding polyphosphate kinase 1; amino-acid sequence: MKRESVKYINREISWLSFNERVLQEAADTRVPLMERLKFLGIFSSNLDEFFSVRVGTIRRMIDADIKEKVMFGGSPKEVLQKIQSTVLTLQNDFDDVFKEISKELEKNKIYILDEKNLKDYHKEYISEYFKQKIHSSLVPLMLDENKKFPYLKNHVIYLAIHMYRKADSADYKYALIEIPADILSRYISLPSKDDKKYVIILDDIIRFGLKDIFAIFNYDRIDAYTIKLTRDAELDFEEDVTKSFFEKVMKSLEERKRGLPVRFVYDREIPEHLLNFILRKSKMNNFENLIPGSRYHNARDFMDFPRMGMKELEYQNSPPLTHPSIEAHTSILKAIKRKDILLHYPYQSFDYMIDLLREAAIDPMVTSIKITLYRVAKNSKVINALTNAIKNGKKVTVVMELQARFDEKANIYWTQMLEDAGAILIDGVPGLKVHAKLCQIERKEEDGSVFYSAVATGNFNESTAGVYSDHCLFTFNSQINEEISNLFEFFEHNYKVYDYQHLLVAPHQLRKKYLNLIRRETENASQGKEAFICAKMNSLVDKEMIDALYEANNAGVKIDLIIRGICSLVPGVEGQSENINAISIVDKYLEHSRIFVFCNEGDTKYYISSADWMVRNLDKRVEVATPIYDPDIQKELWDFMKIQFNDRKKARIINEKQDNPYLISVDDKEVRCQDEIYDYLARKTRQANK